AGGGCTGCGGTCATTTGCAGGGCTGCGCGCGCTCCGTTGCGAAACTGGTCCGGATCATCGAGCGGCGCGTTCCAGAAGGCGAGAATTGCGTCACCAATAAACTTGTCGACCGTCGCTTTGCGCTCAAGCAGAATGTCGCACATCGGAGTGAGAAAACCGGTCAGAAAGTTGATCACTTCATGCGGTTCATACTGCTCAGATATCTTCGAAAAGCCTCGAATATCACAGAACAGGACCGTCATCTCGCGCTCTTCGCCGCCCAGTTGGAGCTTGTCCGGATTGGCGGCGATCTGGCGCACCATTTCGGGCGAGAGGTAGCGGTCGAACGCGTCGTGGATATAGGCGCGCTGCTGCTCCTCTTGCCGGAAGCTGAGCAGCGTCTGCAAAGCATAAACCAGCACCAGCGCGAGAATCGGATAGGTCGGGTCGAGCAAATACTTCCATTGATCGAATGCGATCCAGCTTCCGCCTGCAACGGTCGCGGTACCGCTGAGGCCGATTATGGCGCCCGACACCGCGCCAACTTTCGGCAGGATCAACGCGAGGGCCCCGCCGAGCAGGATGATCACGAAGAATTCCAAGCCGCGCGCCCAGTCGGGCCGTTCGAGAAACCACCCCAGGATCATTTGCTCGGCGGCTTGGGCATGGACCATCACGCCTGGCACGCGGTCGTCTCCGGGAGTCGCCACGACATCGCGAAGACCCGCGGCACTTGCTCCGACAAAGATGATCTGTCCGCCGAACAGCTCTGCTTTTTTCTGGGCAGAGATATCCGGCGAGAGTACCTGCCACGCTGGCACGGTCCTGCCTGGTACAGGCTCGGTAAACTGCGACCAAAGTTCGCCCTCGGCATTGGTCGGCACTTCGAAATCGCCCACTTTCACCGACACCACCGCACCCGGCGCGCCGCGTGTTTCGCCGCTGCCATCGCTGGTGGTGATCAATATCGACTCCGCCTGCTGCGCCACCCGCAAGGCCTCGAGCGAGAGCGATGGCACCAGCTCGCCCCGATGGAAAAACAGCAGCGGCGCGCGGCGGACGACACCGTCCTCACCCTTATTGATACTCAGCGAGCCCAGGCCGGAGACCGATCCTTGCAACTCGGGCAGCGATTGCACCGATCCCTGGTAATCCGGCTGGACCATCGCGGGCGGCGTCCCCAGCCACGCCATTCCGGATGGCAAATCCAGCGCCCGCCCGCGCTCTTCCTGCAGCAGAAAATATCCGCCGACGACGGGCGACAGCAGAAAGCTATCCGCCAACACCGCATCATTGCTGGGCAGGCGGGACAGCGCCGTCACCAGCGCCGCGTTGCCCTCCTCTGCGGCAAGCTGCTCGGCGACTTTCGCGGGTGAGGTGCGGTCGGGTTCGGAGAACACCATATCGAACGCAATCGCCGCCGCGCCCGCCTCGGCCAGCGTATCGGTCAGCCGCGCGATCTCTGTCCTCGGCCAAGGCCACTGGCCGAGCCGCTCGATCGATTCCTCGTCAATATCGACGACCCGCACCGCCGCATCCTCATACGGCCGCGGAGCCGCGCGCTGATAGGTGTCGAACACCATCAGGCCCGCCCGGTCGAACCCCGGTATCGCCGCAAACTGCAACGCCGCCACAGCCGCGACGACAGCAAGCCCCGCCAATAGCGGCGCACCTGGTTTGAAGGTCCCTCTCACCTGTTCAGGGATGCACTCCATGGTGCGGTGGTGCAAGGGGAGAAGAGTCGTTTGTTTGGCCTCTCAGTCGCCGGAGTCTTTTGTTTTTGCCCTCAAGCGCCGGGCGCCTGCATCCGCAGGCTTGGCTACGCCTAACGGCGGCGCGCGGTCGCGCTTTGGCTGCCGCGACCAAGAACAGGCGCTCGGTAGACAGGTAACATCAAGAACCTTGGTCACGGCAGTCATAGGGCAAAGCGGCCCGCCCGCAGCGAAGCGACCGTCAGGGAGCGAAAGCGAGGAAATCGCGCGCCGGATGGCGTGCGGAAAACAAACAACGTTTTCCTACTCGCACCAAATCTGCTTCACACTCTCCGATGACGAGAAGATCAGACCCCCGCACCACCCGCATGCCCGTCCTCGCGAGCGAGCTGCCCGATTTCACCCCCGTCCCGCGCCAGTGCAATCGGCACGATGGCTGGACCCCGCAGCGCCAGCGCGACTTTATCGAGGCGCTCGCCGACACCGGCTCCGTCCACGCCGCCTGCAAGGCCGTCAATATGAGCCAGCCCGGCGCGTACCAGCTCCGCCGCCAACCGGGCGCAGACAGCTTCCGCGCCGCATGGCAGGCCGCGCTCGATCTGGGCGTGCAAATGGTCGAGGACGTTGCGATGGAGCGCGCGCTCCACGGCATAGAGGTGCCCATCATCTCCCACGGCAAGCATTACGGCACCCGCCGCATCTATAATGACCGGCTGCTGATGTTCATCCTGAGAAACCGCGCACCAGAGCGCTTTGCAGAAGGAGGCGCCGCAAAAGGTCTCAACGCCGTCGGCAAAATGCAACTGGAGCGCAAGAAGAAGGAATGGCAAGAGGAATGGCAGGCCAAACGCTTCAAAGACATCGCCGAGACCAGAGAAAGCATCACCCGCAAATTCGACGCCCTTCGCGAGCGAGTAGAGGAAGAAAACGCCGCCAAAGAGGCCTGCCTCACCGAAGAAACCCGCCAGGCCTTCGCCCACGCCGAAGCCCTAAAAGCCCGCGACCTGGCCCGCGCCGGTCTCGGCCCCGATCCGGAGACGAGCGCCGAGGAGCCAATAGCCCTACCACCCTTCCCCACCCGAGAGCCGGAGTGCGACGAGGAGCCGGAGGTTGAGACCGGACCGAGGATCAGGCGGTTGAAGGATGAGGGTTGGGAGTGAGCACAAGGTAGCGGGCTTGGAATGGTCCGGTTCGCGACCAGCGGACCGCAAGGGCGACCGCCCGCCCGAGCTTATGCGAGGTAGCCAAGGAATGCGGATGCATTCCACCCGGCGACGGAGGGCCAAAACAAACACGCCAACGCCCGAACCACGGTCCCGCGTTCTCAACCAAGCACCTAGAACCACGCACCAACTCGAAAGGTCCATCCAAATGACCCAGCGCCACCTGCCAAACTTCCTAAAAGAAGGAGGCCCTGCTCTCACCCACCCATGGGGCAAAAGCTACAGCCCACTGCACCCGAACGGAGCGCCCGACAGACCCTACCCCACCGACCCCAAGCCGAACGCGACTGGATGGTGCGGGAGTGAAGCTCTTTGACAAGAAGGTGGCATCGATACCTGAAAGCCTCCCGCCAAAAAAATGTGGACCTCCAATGACAGCCTGCTAGCATCGAATTAACACATCTGGTGCAGAATTATCCCAGAATCGAAGTAGAATCGAGATCATTGTAATGATTATAGACTTTTCCATAGCAAATTTCAGATCTTTCAAGCGCGAGCAAACGCTAAGCATGAATGTTGAAAATTCTCGCGGACGCCATCAGTCAAACTACTCGAGCGTTGACGCTGGTAGGCTAGATGTGTTGCGGTCTGCAGCCATCCTTGGAGCAAATGCTTCTGGAAAGTCCAACTTACTAACTGCTCTTATGGCTCTAAAGTGGATGGTAGTTTCCTCGGGTTCGAGAGGAGAGGGGAAGCCTATATTGCCTTATGAGCCTTATAGGCTTTCAGATACGACGCGAGAGGCTCCTGTTGTCTTTGAGATAGAGTTTATCGTGCCATCAGGCGTGAGGTACCGTTACGAAATTTCGTATCTCGAAACACGTGTCATAGAGGAACGGCTATGGTCTTTCGCAAAACGACAGCGCGCGATGGTGTTCGATCGAAACGCAGACGATAGCTGGGAAACAATCCGCTTTGGTGGGACATACAAGGGGGGGAGCAGACGATTACCATTCTTTGCGAATGCATCGTATCTCTCGCGTGCCGGAAACGATGCATCAGCCCCTGATACCATCAGAGAGGTTTATCAGTATTTCAAACGATTAACCCTCATTGGCGCAGGTCAGCATCTGATGTCATCAAGCTCGCTAACCGACTCGACTAAGATGAAAGCCGTTAGCGAGATTATCTGCTTGGCCGATACGGGCGTCTCTCAGGTTACAAGAGATCAGAATGAAAATGCCCCAGATATCAAACTCCCAGAAGACATGCCTGAGGATTTGAAAGTGATAATTCAGGAGCAGAATGAGATTGCGTACCATTTTTGGATCGCTTCCGAAAATGGCGAACTTATCGAGTTTGAACAGGATGCAATGTCTGATGGAACGGTCCGGTTACTCGAAGTTCTGCCTGTGATCCTGAACGCATTCGAAATTGGTGCCATTTTGCTATTCGACGAAATGGATTCTCATTTTCATACTCATCTTCTAAGTTTGATACTGAGGCTCTTTAACGATGAAGAGATCAATAGCAGAGGGTCTCAACTTATCTTTACCACGCATGACACTAATGTACTGGACTCAGAAATCATGCGGCGTGATCAAATTTGGTTTGTAAGTAAGTCTGAGGGTGAATCCACCCTAAAATCTTTAGATGAGTATGACAAAAAGTATGTCCGGTCCGACAGCCCTTTTGAATCTTTCTACAAAGATGGTAGACTCGGTGCGCTTCCAAAGTTTTCATATGCAAATGTAAAAGAGACAATCCTGAAATCACTTCCGAAGGAAATCGGATCGGATGCCTAAGCGACGGAAGCCATCAAATCTTGTCCCTGAAAAGACAATGCGAATATTTTGTGAAGGGGAGAAGACCGAGCCCATCTATGTTAATGGGTATCTACAAAACTCGGTCAATTCGGGACGGAAGAGTGTTATACGCATTGAGAAAACCAGGAAGAATACGCCTATCCAATTAGTTGAGGCCGCAATATCGGCCAAGCAATCACCAAATTCACTACCGGACGATGAGTTTTGGGTCGTTTATGATCGAGAGGCCGTGAGCAAATATAGTCACGTTTTGCATTCAGAAGCACGTCAAAAAGCTGTCGGACAAGGCATCAATATCGCGCTGTCAAACGTTTGCTTCGAATATTGGCTACTATTGCACCTGATCGACACGCAAGCTCCCTATTCGTCGCACACTAATCTTCGTACAACGAGTCCATTTCTCGACGAGTTTAAACTGCAGACCGGTAAGGACTATGGAAAGTCTTCTGCAGAAACCTTCTCGCTTCTCCGCGAATGGATTCCGCTGGCACGTGAACGAGCCAAACGGCTGAACCAGAATGGGCATGACAATGCCGTCTCACCAAAAAATGCGCAGCACCATATTAATCCATATGTTGGCGTCGTTGACCTCTTGGATGCAATAGATGACTTCGACTAATCAATTGGTAAAAATTTGTTGCGGATTGAGAGCCTAGCAAGGTGACAAAACGCGTGACAGATAGTTGGCTGACTCTTCCCCCATCCGCAACGCAGCAATAACCGTTGACCTGCGGTCGCCGCCGGCCCCGACACGGTCGCTGCGCTCCCTGCTCAGGATTGGTCGGAATGCGGTGCTACTCCTCCCCCATCCGCAGCGCCGCAATAAATGCCTCCTGTGGAATACTGACATTCCCATACTCCCGCATCTTCGCCTTACCCTTTTTCTGCTTCTCCAGCAGTTTCTTCTTCCGCGAGATATCGCCGCCGTAGCATTTTGCGGTCACGTCTTTGCGCATGGCCGAAATAGTCTCGCGGGCGATGACTTTGCCGCCGATGGCTGCTTGCACGGGGATTTTGAACAAATGGCGCGGGATCAGGTCTTTCAGGCGTTCGCACATGCCTCTTCCGCGCGCCTCGGCCACGTCGCGGTGGACGATCATGCTGAGTGCGTCGACCGGCTCGTTATTCACCAGAATGCTCATCTTCACCAGATCGCCGGGGCGCAGGCCGATTTGCTCGTAATCGAAGCTGGCATAGCCGCGTGAGATGCTTTTCAGGCGGTCGTAGAAATCGAACACCACTTCGTTGAGCGGCAATTCATAGGTCACCTGCGCGCGGCCGCCGACATAGGTCAGGTCGGACTGGATGCCGCGCCGGTCCTGACACAGTTTCAGAATGCTGCCGAGATAGTCATCGGGGGTGTAGATCACCGCCTTGATCCACGGCTCCTCGATCACATCGATGCGCGTGGGATCGGGATAATCGGCGGGGTTGTGCAGCATCAGCTCGCCCGCAGGCTCGGTCTTCGATTTGTTGAGCTGGATGCGGTACACCACAGACGGCGCGGTCGTGATCAGGTCCAGATCATATTCGCGGGTCAGCCGTTCCTGAATGATTTCAAGGTGGAGCAGGCCGAGGAACCCGCAGCGGAAGCCGAAGCCGAGTGCGGCGCTGCTTTCGGTCTCGAAGGTAAAGCTGGCGTCGTTGAGGCGCAGTTTGGCGATGCTTTCGCGCAATTTCTCGAAATCCGCCGCGTCGACGGGGAACATGCCGCAGAAGACCACCGATTGGACTTCCTTATAGCCGGGCAGCGGCTCGCTGGCGCCGCCTTTGACGGTGGTGATCGTGTCACCCACGCGGGCCTGTTCGACTTCCTTGATCTGCGCGGTGATAAAGCCGATTTCGCCGGGGCCGAGTTCGGGCAATTGTTCGATTTTGGGGCGCATGCAGCCGACGCGGTCGATCAGATGCTCGGTCTCGCCGATCATGAATTTCACCTGCAGGCCCTTTTTGATGACGCCCTGGATGACGCGGACGAGGATGACCACGCCGAGATAGGGATCGTACCAGCTATCGACGAGCGAGGCCTTGAGCGGGGCGTCGCGCTCGCCCTTGGGAGGGGGGATTTTGGCGACGATCTGTTCGAGGATGTCCTCGATCCCGATGCCCGATTTGGCGGAGGCGAGCACGGCTTCGGATGCGTCGAGGCCGATCACGTCCTCGATTTCGGCGCGGACCTGCTCGGGCTCGGCGGCGGGAAGGTCGATTTTGTTGATGACGGGGACGATTTCGTGGTCGTGCTCGATCGACTGGTAAACATTGGCGAGCGTTTGCGCCTCGACGCCTTGGGCCGCGTCCACGACGAGCAGCGCGCCTTCGCATGCGGCCAGGGAGCGGGAGACTTCGTACGCG
This genomic window from Pontixanthobacter aestiaquae contains:
- a CDS encoding CHASE2 domain-containing protein; protein product: MRGTFKPGAPLLAGLAVVAAVAALQFAAIPGFDRAGLMVFDTYQRAAPRPYEDAAVRVVDIDEESIERLGQWPWPRTEIARLTDTLAEAGAAAIAFDMVFSEPDRTSPAKVAEQLAAEEGNAALVTALSRLPSNDAVLADSFLLSPVVGGYFLLQEERGRALDLPSGMAWLGTPPAMVQPDYQGSVQSLPELQGSVSGLGSLSINKGEDGVVRRAPLLFFHRGELVPSLSLEALRVAQQAESILITTSDGSGETRGAPGAVVSVKVGDFEVPTNAEGELWSQFTEPVPGRTVPAWQVLSPDISAQKKAELFGGQIIFVGASAAGLRDVVATPGDDRVPGVMVHAQAAEQMILGWFLERPDWARGLEFFVIILLGGALALILPKVGAVSGAIIGLSGTATVAGGSWIAFDQWKYLLDPTYPILALVLVYALQTLLSFRQEEQQRAYIHDAFDRYLSPEMVRQIAANPDKLQLGGEEREMTVLFCDIRGFSKISEQYEPHEVINFLTGFLTPMCDILLERKATVDKFIGDAILAFWNAPLDDPDQFRNGARAALQMTAALDQLNRDMPDKANQIWPDNVGIGIGMNAGLCCVGNMGSEQRLSYSLIGDTVNIASRFEGLTKQYGVKILIGSALAQQLGGFALLELDRVKVVGRDAPDTIYALLGDEDVASNGSFTELVEGHTAFLSLYREQDWSAAIATLDRFSARYEQLGLSALCQTYFDHIKGLADSNLPANWDGTFEATQK
- a CDS encoding RloB family protein, translated to MPKRRKPSNLVPEKTMRIFCEGEKTEPIYVNGYLQNSVNSGRKSVIRIEKTRKNTPIQLVEAAISAKQSPNSLPDDEFWVVYDREAVSKYSHVLHSEARQKAVGQGINIALSNVCFEYWLLLHLIDTQAPYSSHTNLRTTSPFLDEFKLQTGKDYGKSSAETFSLLREWIPLARERAKRLNQNGHDNAVSPKNAQHHINPYVGVVDLLDAIDDFD
- the lepA gene encoding translation elongation factor 4, with the translated sequence MTDLSLIRNFSIIAHIDHGKSTLADRLIQHTGGLTEREMSEQVLDNMDIEKERGITIKAQTVRLNYTAKDGETYQLNLMDTPGHVDFAYEVSRSLAACEGALLVVDAAQGVEAQTLANVYQSIEHDHEIVPVINKIDLPAAEPEQVRAEIEDVIGLDASEAVLASAKSGIGIEDILEQIVAKIPPPKGERDAPLKASLVDSWYDPYLGVVILVRVIQGVIKKGLQVKFMIGETEHLIDRVGCMRPKIEQLPELGPGEIGFITAQIKEVEQARVGDTITTVKGGASEPLPGYKEVQSVVFCGMFPVDAADFEKLRESIAKLRLNDASFTFETESSAALGFGFRCGFLGLLHLEIIQERLTREYDLDLITTAPSVVYRIQLNKSKTEPAGELMLHNPADYPDPTRIDVIEEPWIKAVIYTPDDYLGSILKLCQDRRGIQSDLTYVGGRAQVTYELPLNEVVFDFYDRLKSISRGYASFDYEQIGLRPGDLVKMSILVNNEPVDALSMIVHRDVAEARGRGMCERLKDLIPRHLFKIPVQAAIGGKVIARETISAMRKDVTAKCYGGDISRKKKLLEKQKKGKAKMREYGNVSIPQEAFIAALRMGEE
- a CDS encoding AAA family ATPase produces the protein MIIDFSIANFRSFKREQTLSMNVENSRGRHQSNYSSVDAGRLDVLRSAAILGANASGKSNLLTALMALKWMVVSSGSRGEGKPILPYEPYRLSDTTREAPVVFEIEFIVPSGVRYRYEISYLETRVIEERLWSFAKRQRAMVFDRNADDSWETIRFGGTYKGGSRRLPFFANASYLSRAGNDASAPDTIREVYQYFKRLTLIGAGQHLMSSSSLTDSTKMKAVSEIICLADTGVSQVTRDQNENAPDIKLPEDMPEDLKVIIQEQNEIAYHFWIASENGELIEFEQDAMSDGTVRLLEVLPVILNAFEIGAILLFDEMDSHFHTHLLSLILRLFNDEEINSRGSQLIFTTHDTNVLDSEIMRRDQIWFVSKSEGESTLKSLDEYDKKYVRSDSPFESFYKDGRLGALPKFSYANVKETILKSLPKEIGSDA